TTTTGTTCCGCTAAGACCAGTTGCAGTAGGTAATATGTTAAAGCTTGTCGTTCAAAAATAGATACTTTCCCGTCATCTCGCTCCACATCTCGCCGTATATTCTCACGAATTGTTATTGCTTTATGTAGTGCTGTTTCTGCTTCTTTGTACCTGCGGAGTCCCCAAAAAGCATTTCCTAATCCTGTCAGAGCATAAGCTTCACCATCGCTGTTTCCTATGTTCGTGTAGATATTTAAAGATTGCTGGTGGTAATCGATAGCTTGTTCATATTTTGCCAAGCGATGGTGAACATCTCCCAAGCGTGTCAAACATTCAGCCTCTTTGTAAGTATCTGGTATTTTTCTGTAAATAGCTAAAGCTTGTTGCTGATAATCAATGGCTTGCTGGTAATTTTCTTGGCGATGGTAAACACCTCCAAGACCCATTAAAGCATTAGCTTCAATCTGAGGGTTTTTAATTTCTCTGTTGATAGCCAAAGATTGTTGGAAGGAATCGATGGCTTGGCTATACTCTCCTAAGTGACGGTAAGTACTTCCCAAATACGTCAAAGTATCAGCCTCACCCTCGCGATTGTTGTTTTTCTTGTAAGTATCTAAAAGTTTCTGGTAGCAATTAACTGCTTGGTGATATTGCCCTAGACTATAGAAGCTATGTCCATCACCAACTGAATCACAACTATTGCTAGTAGCCTGAGCTACTGTAGTTGTTCCAGGAGAATTGTGTAAAAAATTGTGCCCGAAAAACCCGGAGATGGTTAATGATAGAGTGATTAGTACCAAGAGAAAATATTTTTTCCATCCCATAGCAGTAACAGTCTTTCTGTAGACTGGGTAATTTTGTAACTACTTATATCTTTAAGCTATTGGAGCCTATGCAATTTTTATATAAAAAACTTTTCTCTTATAGTAAAAAAATATTTCCGAAAACTGCATAGGGTCAAACTCTTCCAAGATATATAAGTAACGAGTTCAATATTTATTGCTGGAGCGATTGTGGTGAAATGGAAAAATTTACCATCAAAATATTATACACAGTACCGGATTGGTCTTGGCGGATGTCAAGCAAAAGAGATCGTAGAGGCAAGGGAATTCTTAACCCAGCAAATTCCTGGACTAGCCGAAAGTGAAGAAGTTCCCGAAAGCGAAATAACCCGTCAACTGTGGAGACTCTACGAGTCAGAAAGTTCCGATAAACTACTGGCTGAAGTATGTTTGCGTTGTGCAATTTCTCATTATCTTAAAGAGTCTTGCTATAAGTTAGTACAGCAATACGGTCGCAAGCATAATTTTTCAGTAGAGGATTTATTGCCCTTGGTGCTGGATAGTGCTGATAGCTCATTAAATCATGGCAATAATAATTCCTTTACTGTCTACATTCTGCAAACGTTTAATTTACAAAAAAGTAGTCTATCTGCATGGACTAAAATATTATTTAGAAGCCATACAGAATTAAAAAGTTTTCTCCTGCAACATGGTATTGAACAAGTAACAGATTGGTTACTACTCAAACAATATAATTCTCGTCAATTGCAGCGAATATTATCAGAGTCTTATCACTATAGTCCAATTCAAATACAGCAATTTACCAAATTACTAGAAAGTTACCAGATTGTTTATCTCTCGGAAATTCAAGCTGCTCGCAACCAGATTAATCAAGAACGCAAACAGCAAGGATTGGGAAAAATAAAATCTCCTTACCCAGTACCAAATCATCAGCAGTTGCAGCAGATGAGTGAAGAGTTATTACCTACTTGGAGATTATCTACTGATGAATTTCTAGAAGAGTTAAAAAAACTTGCCCAATTAATCAGAGAGTATAAAAGTAGTCGTAAGGGTATTGCGACAAAAGTATTAGGAGAATCAGTAACAAACTTATCTACAAATATTTATTATGAAGATGAGGACGACGCGAGTGATAATTCAGTTTTTTTAACTCAGCTTTTACAGGATTGTTTAATTACTGCAATTAAGGAGGTGACAGAAGAACGAGTTAATTATCTACAAAGCAAGAAAAAGAAAAAGGATAAGCAGTTTATCCAAGGACTTCATTTATTTCATTGTCAGCATATTCCAATGGAAGAAATTGCTAAGTTATTAGGATTAAATAATCAGTCACAAGTGAGTCGCTTGCTGGAATTAAAATCCTTTCGTGCTGATATTAGCAGGCGAACCTTAGTTAAATTGCGTTCGGAGCTTTTAAAAATAGCTCAAACTTATAATTCCCCTAAACAACTTCGAGATTTAGAGCAAGACATCAGCAAGTTTTTGGATGAAACAATTAGTACTGTCATGCAAGACGCAGAAAAAGAAGCCAGTGTTAGTAGAAACCGACTTATGACAAGTAAGTTGTCTGTAACAATTTGTCAATATTTAGACACAATAAAGGACGTAAAATGAATAACCATTTTCAAGATATCAACGACGAACTACTAGAGTTTCCAGAATTAGCAGAAATAATTCATTTAGATTCAGAACAAACTGAGCAAGCATGGCAAATTACAAAACAGCTAAAAGCTGATAAGGGTAAATTACAAATTTATTCCCAAGCTTTAGCATTAGTTGCTTTTGAAGAATGGCTGAGTAAACGAGAGCCAAATCTATTGATAGATAGAAGAAAAATTTCTCTATTACACCCTGAATCAGCCGAAGCTATTAATGCAGTCTGCAACTTGCAAGTAGGAAACTTTAAAGTTTGCTTAATTCCTACGTTCAGTTTCAGCGACGAAATAATAACTCTTCCTCAAACAATCATTGATGTACCAGAATTTGCTGCCCATTTTTATATAGTAATTGGGGTAGAAGACGAGTTAGAAGTTGCTGCTATTAGAGGATTTTCTCGCTATGACGAATTAGTGAGTATGACTGCCAAAATGCCTATTTTATCAGATGCTAGTTACGAAATTAACTTAGCTGCTTTTCATCAACAAACCAATGAATTATTACTTTACTTACAGTGTTTATCTCCCGCAGATATACAATTACCTGCAATTTCAGTTAACCGCAAGGATTATCTCAAAGATTTAATGCAAATTCTCACACAAAAAGCTGTTAATACAGGCTTATGGATACAAAATCAACTTGATGAAGTAGCTCAAGAATTATCTTGGCAATTATTACCAGCACCCTCGATGCGGAGAACCCAAACAACTCCATCTGAAGAATTAGACGGTATTTTGACAGAAATTGATGATGTAGAAATTCCTTCAAACGCTGCTCGTAGTTATCGAGATATAGAATTAGCTGGAATTAAATTGCGACTCTATGCATTAACTTGGTTATTACTGTCAACAGAGGGAGATTGGAGTCTGCTGCTAATTTTGGGTGCAATTCCAGGAAATAAACCCCCCTTGGGAGTTAAGTTACGAATTAGCAACTTGACTAAAGTATTAGACAAGCAAGTATTGCAACCAGACGACAATTACAATCATTTGTACATTCAAATTGCGGGTTCTAAAAAAGAGAAATTTTTGGTGACGGTTACTTCGGATGATGGGAAAGATGAAATATCAGTTTTATTTGAATTTCGTCCAGAGTGATTGTGAAAAGGCACAGATAATCAATATCAGGAGAATATAATATGACTCTTAATCAAATTTTTCAACTAAAAGTTATCACAATTAATGGAGTTTGTCATTTTGAATTATCCTGGGGGGTAGGAAAAACAATCCCTGCTCAACTAGATTATCCCACCTCCTTAACAGCTAGCTATACAGACTGGCAACAAGCTTATCTTAATTACTACGAAAACCTCAAACTACGAGGTGAAGTTTTAAAACGAGGTAAGATTAAAGCACCTCCCCAAGATTGGGCAAAAAGCTTGGGAGAAGCAGAACATCGTTTTTTGTTAGACTTTCATCGCTGGTTGCGGAATGAACAGTTATGTGATATCCGCGACGTAATTGTTGATGCGGCTGGGGATATACCAAATTCTGGTAGCCATTGGGTAGATATCTTCCTCACTTGTGATACCCCAGAACTAGCACACTTACCTTGGGAGGCTTGGCAAATCAACACTACTAAGTTGTCATCCCCAGGAACCAGAAATATCCGTGTAGCGCGTGTTCCTAACAAAATTCGCAACTCTACAGTATCTCCTATACGCCGTAAAGCTAGGGTGTTAGCTATCTTGGGTGATGAGAAGGGGTTAGACTTCCAAGAAGATAAACAAGCTTTACGTAGCTTCTCGAAGGTTGCTGAGATAGAATTTATAGGTTGGCAACCCAAAAAAGATATTACCCAACTCAAAGAAGAGATAGTCGAGAAAATAAGCGATCGCCGGGGCTGGGATATTTTATTTTTTGCCGGACATAGCAATGAAACTGCTTATACAGGAGGGGAGTTAAGAATTGCTCCCAACGTTTCTATCACAATTAATGACATAGCACAACCACTTCAACAAGCACGCGATCGCGGATTGCAATTTGCTATTTTCAATTCTTGCAGTGGTATATCTATTGCTGAATCTTTGATTAACTTGGGTTTACCGCAAGTAGCAGTGATGCGTGAACCCATTCATAATCAAGTAGCACAAGAGTTTTTGGTACAGTTTCTAAACAGTTTATCTGAGTATAAAGATGTCCATGAAGCCTTACTTGATGCTTGTGCTTTTCTCAAAGAGAAAAAGAATCTTACCTATCCTTCGACTTACCTAATTCCCTCCCTTTTTCGCCATCCCCAATCAGAACTATTTCGTCTGGAACCTGTTAAAAACAAGCGGATTTTCAAACATTTTCTACCGACCAAGCGTGAAGTGTTTTTAATCTCAATAGTTCTAATTTTGAGCTTATTACCACCAGTACAAGATAGATTTTTAGATATTCGCCTTTGGATACAAACAGTTTATCGTCAAATCACGCACCAATACCCTTACCAAAGTAAAACACCAGTATTATTAGTTGAAATTGATGAAAATTCAAGGCGTGAATCTCTAAATGAACTCAAAGATATTCGTCCCATTAACTATCGATATTTAGCTCGTATTGTTGATAAGCTATCAACATTAGAAACTAAAGTAATAGGTATAGATTATCTCTTAGATAATCGCCAACAATCTGATAATAGTCGTGAATTAAGTAAGTCTATTCGTAATGCCGTACAAAAAGGTACTTGGTTTATATTTGCTGCTGATGAATATTCAACTCCTACTTCTGGAGTAAGTAATGAAATTGCTAACCTCAATTGGAGTATGCAGGGGGACATCCACTCTTTAAATTCGCATATTGAACTTTTGCCTGCGAACGCTGAATGCTATCAAGCTTGTCCCTTTACTTATTTGTTGGCTTTAACTCATGCATTACACTTTGGAAAATTCGATAATTTACCAAAACCACAATTGACAAATAAAACTGACTTACGCAATCAACTAGTTGAATATTTGAATGGTAAAAACATTAACAATAGCAAGGCTGCTTACTTGCATAAATTACGCCTTCATCCTATCTCCAATTCATTCCAGTGGTTTCACCCAATTATAGACTTTTCTCTACCACCAAAAACAATTTATAAAAGCATTTCTGCTTCTGATTTACTTAAAGGTGAAAATCCTCCTAATATAGAAAAACAAGTTGTGCTAATTATCCCAGGTGGATATGCAGAAGCGGGTGTTGATAAAGAAGGCGAAGACAATTTACCCACACCTCTAGCAATAGGTCTTTGGGGTCAATGGTCTGAAGGTTTTACTGGAGGGAAACTAAATGCTTACATGGTTCACCATCTCTTGACCCAACAACGCTTAGTTGTTCCTATCCCTGATTTTTTCACAGTGTTGCTAGCAGTTGTACTGGGAAAATTAACTACGCTGCTGATAAAAAATAATAATCATAGGCAGCAAAGTTGGTTTTTAGGGATTGTCATAGCAGTTTATATCTTTGTTAGTTTGCAGATTTATATTTCATTCATGGTACTAGTACCCATAGTACTTCCTTTGGGAGTGTTTGGAATTATGTGTGCTTGGCGTTGGGAAGAAGTTATTAGTAGTGTTCGCCAAGGTAAAAATACTGTAAAATTGCATAGGCTCCAGTAGTTTAAAGATATAGGTAATCAGAACAATTATTCAGTTCATTGCCAAACTGCAAATGCTATGGGATGGAAAAAATATTTTCTGTTAGCCCTAATGATCCTATTACTGACTATCTCTAAGTCTTATGGAGTTAATTACCAAGTAAAATTATTAGGCTCAACCGCGATCGCTCAAACGACAAATGACCGCAAAGCAGAAGCAGACAGGTTATTGGAGCAAGGTATCAAGCAGTTTGAAATGAGTCAATTGAAAGAGGCGTTGCAGTCTTGGGAAAATTCATTGGCTATTTATCGAGAAATTGGCGATCGCCAAGGTGAGGCTGCTTCTTTAGGGAGTTTGGGGAATGCTTACTATAGCCTTGGGGATTACCCTAAAGCCATTGATTACCTCCAGCAATCTTTAGTTATCACAAAAGAAATAAAAAACCGCCTGGGTGAGGCTGCTTCTTTGGGAAATCTGGGAATTGTTTACGATAGTCTGGGAGATTACCGCAAAGCCATTGATTACTACCAGCAATCTTTAGCTATCGCAAGGGAAATAAAAAACCGCCTGGGTGAGGCTGCTTCTTTAGGGAGTTTGGGGAATGCTTACTATCGCCTGGGGGATTATCGTAAAGCCATTGATTACCATCAGCAATCTTTCGCTATCGAAAAAGAAATCGGAAACCGCCTGGGCATAGCTCAATCTCTGGAGACTCTGGGAAATGTTTACTATAGCCTGGGAGATTACCGCAAAGCCATTGATTACCACAACCAATCTTTAACTATCAAAAAGGAAATCGGAAACCGCCTGGGTGAAGCTGCTTCTCTTGGGAGTTTGGGAAATGTTTACTATATTCTGGGAGATTACCGCAAAGCTATTGATTACCACCAGCAATCTTTAGCTATCTTCAAGGAAATTGGAAGCCGCCAGGGTGAAGCTACTTCTCTAAATAGTTTGGGAAATGCTTACCATAAGCTAAAAGATTACCACAAAGCCATTGATTATCACCTGCAATCTTTAGCTATCTCTAAGGAAATTGGAAACCGCCAGGGTGAGGCTGATACTTTAGCTAATATTGGACTTATTTACCTTGAATTAAAAAGCTACGATAAATCCTTTGATTACTTAAAGCAATCTTTAGCTATCGCAAGGGAAATTAAAAACCGCCAGGGTGAAGCTACTTCTCTAAATAGTTTGGGGAATGTTTACTATAGTCTTGGGGATTACCACAAAGCCATTGATTACCACCTGCAATCTTTAGCTATCTGTAAGGAAATTGGAAACCGCCAGGGTGAGGCTGATACTTTAGCTAATATTGGACTTATTTACCTTGAATTAAAAAGCTACGATAAATCCTTTGATTACTTAAAGCAATCTTTAGCTATTGCAGAGAAAATACAAGATACGAGCACAAAGACTAAAGTTTTAGAAGCTAAAGTATCAGTATTGCATAATCGAGCGGCTTTATTGCGTGATTCTGGTAAGCTTGCAGAAGCAGCAAAGATACTTTATGAGGCTATAAGCTGGTGTGAAGAAATACGCAAGGTATCAGGCAAAGATGATCGGAAAAAAATTGTTTTTTTTGAAAGACAATATCCTATCTATACTCTCTTACAAGAAGTAGAAATTTCAAGGGGGAAGACTACAGAT
This genomic interval from Tolypothrix sp. PCC 7712 contains the following:
- a CDS encoding DUF1822 family protein, whose protein sequence is MNNHFQDINDELLEFPELAEIIHLDSEQTEQAWQITKQLKADKGKLQIYSQALALVAFEEWLSKREPNLLIDRRKISLLHPESAEAINAVCNLQVGNFKVCLIPTFSFSDEIITLPQTIIDVPEFAAHFYIVIGVEDELEVAAIRGFSRYDELVSMTAKMPILSDASYEINLAAFHQQTNELLLYLQCLSPADIQLPAISVNRKDYLKDLMQILTQKAVNTGLWIQNQLDEVAQELSWQLLPAPSMRRTQTTPSEELDGILTEIDDVEIPSNAARSYRDIELAGIKLRLYALTWLLLSTEGDWSLLLILGAIPGNKPPLGVKLRISNLTKVLDKQVLQPDDNYNHLYIQIAGSKKEKFLVTVTSDDGKDEISVLFEFRPE
- a CDS encoding CHAT domain-containing tetratricopeptide repeat protein, whose product is MILLLTISKSYGVNYQVKLLGSTAIAQTTNDRKAEADRLLEQGIKQFEMSQLKEALQSWENSLAIYREIGDRQGEAASLGSLGNAYYSLGDYPKAIDYLQQSLVITKEIKNRLGEAASLGNLGIVYDSLGDYRKAIDYYQQSLAIAREIKNRLGEAASLGSLGNAYYRLGDYRKAIDYHQQSFAIEKEIGNRLGIAQSLETLGNVYYSLGDYRKAIDYHNQSLTIKKEIGNRLGEAASLGSLGNVYYILGDYRKAIDYHQQSLAIFKEIGSRQGEATSLNSLGNAYHKLKDYHKAIDYHLQSLAISKEIGNRQGEADTLANIGLIYLELKSYDKSFDYLKQSLAIAREIKNRQGEATSLNSLGNVYYSLGDYHKAIDYHLQSLAICKEIGNRQGEADTLANIGLIYLELKSYDKSFDYLKQSLAIAEKIQDTSTKTKVLEAKVSVLHNRAALLRDSGKLAEAAKILYEAISWCEEIRKVSGKDDRKKIVFFERQYPIYTLLQEVEISRGKTTDSLIVSDKAHYPMLTEILIEKSFKNTEIQQQTITLSNDKIQKIVKFQNATIVQYSVIKNKENQIYIWVISPQGKIQFRFVNLPKDASLQELVKFSRESIGVRGNTSVASFTQKDNPSNRLRELHKLLIEPIEDLLPQNQEQRVIFIPHQELFLVPFVALQNGKNQYLIEKHTILTAPSIQALSLTQKDKQAEKKSNIPILIRGEEALIVGNPTMPKQGVGKDLKPLESLPGAEEEAKKIAQILGTNAIIGEQATESAIVQKMASAKLIHFATHGLLDGITIDSPGAIALNPSVQDDGFLTTSEIMEHFAIDNKQNLQAEFVVLSACDTGRGDIKGEGVIGLSRAFMASGVPTLVVSLWKVSDGDTVKLMTEFYTNFYEHKFDKAKAMRKAMLSMLKDDNGNPDPKAWAAFTVIGKAE
- a CDS encoding CHASE2 domain-containing protein; translation: MTLNQIFQLKVITINGVCHFELSWGVGKTIPAQLDYPTSLTASYTDWQQAYLNYYENLKLRGEVLKRGKIKAPPQDWAKSLGEAEHRFLLDFHRWLRNEQLCDIRDVIVDAAGDIPNSGSHWVDIFLTCDTPELAHLPWEAWQINTTKLSSPGTRNIRVARVPNKIRNSTVSPIRRKARVLAILGDEKGLDFQEDKQALRSFSKVAEIEFIGWQPKKDITQLKEEIVEKISDRRGWDILFFAGHSNETAYTGGELRIAPNVSITINDIAQPLQQARDRGLQFAIFNSCSGISIAESLINLGLPQVAVMREPIHNQVAQEFLVQFLNSLSEYKDVHEALLDACAFLKEKKNLTYPSTYLIPSLFRHPQSELFRLEPVKNKRIFKHFLPTKREVFLISIVLILSLLPPVQDRFLDIRLWIQTVYRQITHQYPYQSKTPVLLVEIDENSRRESLNELKDIRPINYRYLARIVDKLSTLETKVIGIDYLLDNRQQSDNSRELSKSIRNAVQKGTWFIFAADEYSTPTSGVSNEIANLNWSMQGDIHSLNSHIELLPANAECYQACPFTYLLALTHALHFGKFDNLPKPQLTNKTDLRNQLVEYLNGKNINNSKAAYLHKLRLHPISNSFQWFHPIIDFSLPPKTIYKSISASDLLKGENPPNIEKQVVLIIPGGYAEAGVDKEGEDNLPTPLAIGLWGQWSEGFTGGKLNAYMVHHLLTQQRLVVPIPDFFTVLLAVVLGKLTTLLIKNNNHRQQSWFLGIVIAVYIFVSLQIYISFMVLVPIVLPLGVFGIMCAWRWEEVISSVRQGKNTVKLHRLQ